Proteins from a single region of Candidatus Paceibacterota bacterium:
- a CDS encoding immunoglobulin domain-containing protein, which translates to MKTFFAMNRTFGNSAFRSPPRRPCIIRLLPLLLPLLLAVSGSPAVGAIRDGGIDPANLGKGEWLFHMSSATNQLGGYVPSVTNENSLMLYLKSQGTRYVIVKAATSDQLFNGDYAGPQFTSNLVESAHANGLWIFGYNRSYGQNIPGEIAIADYVFSQGADGFVWDAEAEWESHQTWIGTNGPALAWQLCSAVRSNWPNKFLAHSPFAIVGLHSSFPYKEFGYWSDAVMPQIYHFSATRAPSAAINWADVNWTYYQNLWSNLPPETINGVTVYWTNAIKVLVPIQDVYGPPYSAPTPDKDVQEFIDYLAADPNTPAVGGYAGANFFRADLHDAQQWTYISAGTLGATPGVVNNLVLDEADASVVGAATSVRTFYLTNNTTPRFEGAGTGTDTNSFGTNYVALAQGSGANYVEFTPNVLVPGDYTVYQWHPYRADASAGVPFEIVYNGGSTTVYANQQTNAGNWSLLGTFNFAAGSSGRIRVTDAIAEPGGVALADGIKLVFASPATVASAPPSGLTASAASSSRIDLTWNNHATNAVHNVVARASVAGGPYVDVAVVPWSSSGWSDAGLAGDTTYYYVVRSVNAAGASGNSGEASATTLPAPPQIVVHPQSRTVVVGSTVTFTVAASGAAPLSYQWRHDGSIIGGATQSSYTLTSAQVSDAGAYSVVVTNDVGSATSGDATLTVVEGMFTLTVNADAGGSVSKSPNQASYVAGTVVTVTATPGVGHDFGGWSGDITSADNPLFVTVLSNLAVAANFVPSPTDIVLDNTNAAVTFSGSWAIGTTAAGRYGPDYGFSSTIASGSASTATYRPTITVPGYYSIYVMYPQGGNRAFSTPFKIQTDGASIEVPVNQQVNGGTWFPLVLQVAHLSPGNDVYVEISNLTGYSGYVVIADAVRFQLYEADVLEPLVLSQPQSQVVGPGGMASFSVTATGAAPLSYFWQRNGEFIAGATDSSYTTNNVQLSDSGSVFSCLVSNEFGTILSSGAVLTVRVIPTPVFLGGNYLYLPINTNGVFIAESTGGRFNPDGTGGVAGSDFWWPGTPVYNYAIGVDGAIHPSGSFTSLTLSNLSSGALHQALLEGLVTPGLSFSRDISFATDSKVIRVVDTLQNIGATSLSNVVTLDSTDPDQDALAVTNSSFSTLNDVVSVNRAYDMVVATGPASGLSLGFCSDSGLQIPSATGFENTDPYACLSVVDPEGESNDIAINLAQNYGTLPPGHSRSVVWYMVFGTNQADVIAAFATNVPPSIVAQPESVTTNLGAAVTFAVEAAGGTAPLSYQWLKNDAPLADDASIYGTMTSTLVLTNVVKSDEGSYSVLVTNQDGSVTSAVATLTVLDPFITSQPVGQHAHAGETVTLSVVAGGTDPLSYQWLRDGTELAQGTGASLTLNSLQGADAGDYQVVVSNLSGSVTSEVAVLMVNLAAADAFDSAANGAVYATAVQADGKILVGGEFTTLGGQPRHYLGRLNSDGTLDTTFNPGADYLVYSLTLQPDGKILVGGYFATLAGQTRNYLGRLNSDGTLDATFNPGPSSGVYCIALQADGRILVGGDFTALGGQTRNYLGRLNSDGALDTTFDPNANSAVYSLAVQADGKVLASGWFSTLGGQPRHFLGRLHSNGTLDTTFNPGADYVVNALAVQADGRILAGGWFSTLGGQTRYYLARLNSDGTADTTFNPGPDGGVNCLAVQADGSILVGGHFSILAGEPRYYLGRLNDDGTADTTFNPGAGYAVYSLAVQADGKTLVGGAFSTLAGQPRYCLGRLNATAPATQDLTLAGSTVTWLRGGSSPEVWRTSFESSTDHGTNWLALGAGSRVSGGWELTGISAAPDANIRARGFAAGGFFNGSGWFVESIIGPLLLASQPANRTNHASTTATFSVEVAGSPPVSYQWLKGGEILSDGGTLSGAHASTLTLSNVLGADAGGYSVVISNSFGAVASLVATLTVIDPTILSQPLSQQRHLGESATLSVSAAGTEPLEYQWWKDGQAIPQGTDSSLTLANLQGADAGSYRAVVSNPHGSTTSEVAVLTVNLASADAFDAGANGPVYATAIQADGKILVGGEFTTLGSQPCGYLGRLNSDGTLDTTFNPGASQTVMSLAVQPDGRILVAGWFNTLGGQPRSCLGRLNPDGSLDTTFSPGANDVVYSLAVQPDGKILVGGWFNTLGSQPRNYLGRLNADGSLDTTFNPGADGVVISLAVQADGNVLVGGWFSLLAGQPRNCLGRLNPDGALDTTFDPGADGSVNCVAVQADGRILVGGWFSLLGGQPRYCIGRLDRNGTLDTTFNPEADNEVVSLALQADGKILAGGWFSTLGGQARNHLGRLNSNGTPDITFNPGANSGVLSLAVQADGRILAGGSFSTLGGQTRQCLARLNQTEPATQRLTLAGSTLTWLCGGTCPEFWRTTLDVSTNGTDWLSLAAGTRLAGPPAEPSAAWEWTNLSVSAGNILRARGFVTGGGFDASNWFVETNLVIGAPSIVAQPVSLTNSVGTDATFGVVAAGTSALSYQWCKDGTNLLGATSADLTLTNIQESDQGAYAVVVSNAFGSVVSSEAMLVINQAPIADASATQPVVVSANGTNAAVVLNGTRSADPDGDPLQHTWYQDGNPDPISQGPVASVVLPVGTNALLLAVHDGMLMASQPFTVEVLTTTQALDRLIALVKSTWPHPHLLVATLRAALGSIERGRPILAIIELWIFQYQVRAWVQPHDAVLAATLINAAQQVINALRPESGHPGGWPHCHVTSVHRQPNGQVHIQFSGQPGAVYILEASTNFVEWQMLGVPEDKGNGTFEFEDPNAAIFPNRFYRLVSP; encoded by the coding sequence ATGAAGACATTCTTTGCTATGAACCGCACTTTCGGGAACTCGGCTTTTCGGAGTCCTCCGCGCAGGCCGTGCATCATCCGATTACTCCCCCTCCTCCTGCCGCTACTTCTGGCGGTGAGCGGCAGCCCGGCTGTGGGTGCCATCCGCGACGGCGGCATTGACCCGGCCAATCTTGGCAAGGGCGAATGGCTGTTTCACATGAGCAGCGCCACGAACCAGCTTGGGGGGTATGTGCCGAGTGTGACCAATGAGAACAGCCTGATGCTGTACTTAAAGAGCCAGGGGACGCGGTATGTGATTGTGAAGGCGGCCACCAGCGACCAGTTGTTCAATGGGGACTACGCCGGCCCGCAGTTTACAAGCAACCTGGTCGAAAGCGCCCATGCCAACGGGCTGTGGATTTTCGGTTACAATCGTTCTTACGGGCAGAACATTCCTGGAGAGATCGCGATTGCGGATTATGTATTTTCCCAGGGCGCCGATGGCTTCGTGTGGGATGCGGAGGCGGAGTGGGAGAGCCACCAGACCTGGATCGGAACCAACGGGCCGGCGCTGGCCTGGCAGCTCTGCTCGGCGGTGAGGTCGAATTGGCCGAACAAGTTTCTGGCCCATTCGCCGTTTGCAATTGTGGGGCTGCACTCCTCGTTTCCGTACAAGGAATTCGGCTATTGGAGCGACGCGGTGATGCCGCAGATTTATCACTTTTCGGCTACCAGGGCGCCGAGCGCGGCGATCAATTGGGCGGATGTGAACTGGACCTATTACCAGAACCTCTGGAGCAACCTGCCCCCGGAAACCATCAACGGAGTGACGGTGTATTGGACTAACGCAATCAAGGTGCTGGTGCCGATACAAGATGTGTATGGGCCGCCGTATTCGGCGCCGACCCCGGACAAGGATGTGCAGGAGTTCATTGACTACCTCGCGGCGGATCCAAACACACCGGCAGTCGGGGGCTATGCCGGCGCGAACTTCTTTCGCGCGGACCTGCACGACGCGCAACAGTGGACCTACATCAGCGCCGGGACGCTGGGCGCAACCCCGGGCGTGGTGAATAACCTCGTGCTGGATGAAGCGGACGCGAGCGTGGTGGGGGCGGCAACGTCAGTGCGCACCTTCTACCTGACCAACAACACCACGCCCCGCTTCGAAGGAGCCGGGACCGGGACGGACACTAATTCGTTCGGGACGAACTACGTCGCGCTGGCGCAGGGAAGCGGGGCGAACTATGTGGAATTCACACCCAACGTCCTTGTGCCCGGGGATTATACGGTTTATCAATGGCACCCTTATCGGGCTGACGCGTCGGCGGGGGTGCCGTTTGAAATCGTCTATAACGGGGGTTCGACGACGGTATATGCCAACCAGCAAACCAATGCCGGCAACTGGAGCCTGCTCGGCACATTCAACTTCGCAGCGGGCAGCTCGGGCAGAATCCGGGTGACTGATGCGATCGCGGAGCCTGGAGGGGTGGCGCTGGCGGACGGGATCAAATTGGTGTTCGCAAGTCCTGCGACAGTAGCGTCTGCGCCTCCAAGCGGGCTGACGGCCAGCGCGGCAAGCAGTTCGCGGATTGATCTGACATGGAATAACCACGCGACCAATGCAGTCCATAACGTGGTGGCGCGGGCATCGGTGGCTGGAGGACCGTATGTGGACGTGGCGGTAGTGCCGTGGAGCAGCTCAGGCTGGAGCGACGCGGGGTTGGCGGGGGACACGACCTACTACTACGTGGTGCGGTCCGTGAACGCAGCCGGCGCCTCCGGGAACAGCGGCGAAGCGAGCGCAACCACCCTTCCGGCGCCGCCGCAGATCGTGGTGCATCCGCAAAGCCGGACTGTGGTAGTCGGCTCAACCGTGACGTTCACCGTGGCCGCCAGCGGAGCCGCGCCGCTGAGTTACCAGTGGCGGCATGACGGTTCGATCATCGGGGGCGCGACGCAGAGTTCCTATACGCTGACATCCGCGCAGGTGAGTGACGCAGGAGCCTACTCGGTTGTGGTAACAAATGATGTCGGCAGCGCGACCAGTGGCGACGCGACGCTGACGGTGGTGGAAGGCATGTTCACGCTGACGGTCAACGCCGACGCGGGCGGGTCGGTGTCGAAAAGCCCCAACCAGGCGAGCTACGTGGCGGGGACGGTGGTGACAGTAACGGCTACGCCTGGCGTGGGACACGACTTCGGCGGGTGGAGCGGCGATATCACGAGCGCCGATAACCCGTTGTTCGTGACGGTTCTCAGCAATCTCGCCGTTGCCGCCAACTTCGTGCCTTCCCCAACGGACATTGTTCTGGACAACACCAACGCCGCAGTGACGTTCAGTGGTTCCTGGGCGATAGGCACCACCGCCGCAGGCCGGTATGGACCGGATTATGGTTTTTCGAGCACGATTGCTTCAGGGTCGGCCTCAACAGCGACATATCGGCCGACGATTACCGTGCCCGGGTATTACAGCATCTACGTGATGTACCCACAGGGGGGCAACCGCGCCTTCAGTACCCCGTTCAAGATTCAGACCGACGGCGCCTCTATCGAGGTGCCGGTCAACCAGCAAGTGAATGGCGGAACCTGGTTCCCGCTGGTGCTGCAGGTGGCGCACTTGAGTCCTGGCAACGACGTCTATGTGGAGATCTCGAACCTGACAGGCTACTCCGGATACGTGGTCATTGCCGACGCGGTGCGATTTCAGCTGTACGAAGCGGACGTGCTGGAGCCGTTGGTTCTCTCCCAGCCGCAAAGCCAGGTCGTGGGCCCGGGCGGAATGGCCAGCTTCAGCGTGACGGCCACAGGCGCCGCGCCGCTGAGCTATTTCTGGCAGCGGAACGGCGAATTCATCGCCGGGGCTACCGACTCGAGCTACACCACTAACAACGTCCAACTCTCCGATTCGGGCAGCGTCTTCAGTTGTCTGGTCAGCAACGAGTTCGGCACGATCCTCAGTTCCGGCGCCGTGCTCACCGTTAGGGTGATTCCCACCCCGGTGTTCCTGGGCGGAAACTACCTTTACTTGCCGATCAACACCAACGGGGTCTTCATCGCCGAGTCCACCGGCGGCCGGTTCAATCCCGACGGCACGGGCGGCGTTGCCGGCAGCGACTTCTGGTGGCCCGGCACTCCGGTCTATAACTATGCTATCGGCGTCGACGGCGCCATCCACCCAAGTGGATCATTCACCAGTCTGACGCTCAGCAACTTGAGCAGCGGCGCCTTGCATCAGGCACTGCTGGAAGGGCTGGTGACCCCCGGCCTGAGCTTCTCGCGGGACATTTCCTTTGCGACGGACAGCAAAGTCATTCGCGTTGTGGACACACTCCAGAACATCGGTGCAACCTCCCTGAGCAATGTGGTCACCCTGGACAGCACTGACCCCGACCAGGATGCCCTCGCGGTCACCAATTCCAGTTTTTCCACCCTGAACGATGTGGTTTCAGTCAATCGCGCCTACGACATGGTGGTGGCCACCGGTCCGGCATCGGGTCTCAGCTTGGGTTTCTGTTCCGATTCGGGCTTACAAATCCCGAGCGCAACCGGTTTTGAAAACACAGACCCTTATGCTTGCCTGTCGGTGGTAGATCCCGAAGGGGAATCCAACGACATCGCGATTAACCTAGCCCAGAACTACGGTACCCTCCCCCCGGGGCACAGCAGGAGCGTGGTTTGGTACATGGTATTCGGCACGAACCAGGCGGACGTGATCGCGGCCTTTGCCACCAACGTGCCGCCCTCGATCGTGGCCCAACCCGAGAGTGTCACGACCAACCTGGGCGCGGCGGTCACGTTCGCCGTGGAGGCGGCCGGGGGGACCGCGCCTCTCAGTTACCAATGGCTCAAGAACGACGCTCCTCTCGCCGACGACGCGAGCATCTACGGAACCATGACGTCAACGCTGGTCCTGACCAACGTGGTCAAGAGTGACGAAGGCAGCTACAGCGTGCTGGTCACCAACCAGGATGGCAGTGTCACGAGCGCGGTGGCTACCTTGACGGTCCTGGACCCGTTCATTACGAGCCAGCCGGTGGGGCAGCACGCGCACGCCGGCGAGACGGTGACGCTGAGTGTCGTCGCTGGTGGCACCGATCCCCTGAGCTACCAGTGGTTACGGGATGGGACGGAGCTGGCTCAGGGCACCGGGGCTTCGCTCACGCTCAACAGCCTGCAGGGGGCCGACGCCGGCGACTACCAGGTGGTGGTGAGCAACCTGTCCGGAAGCGTGACCAGCGAGGTGGCGGTGTTGATGGTGAACCTGGCCGCTGCGGACGCGTTTGACTCGGCGGCAAACGGCGCTGTGTATGCCACGGCCGTCCAGGCCGACGGGAAGATCCTGGTGGGCGGCGAGTTCACGACCTTGGGTGGCCAACCGCGCCACTACCTCGGCCGGCTCAACAGCGATGGGACTCTGGACACCACCTTCAATCCGGGAGCGGACTACCTGGTGTATTCCCTGACACTGCAGCCGGACGGCAAGATCCTGGTGGGCGGGTATTTCGCGACGCTGGCAGGGCAAACGCGCAATTACCTCGGCCGGCTCAACAGCGATGGGACGCTGGACGCCACCTTTAATCCGGGACCAAGTTCTGGGGTGTATTGTATCGCCCTCCAGGCGGACGGCAGAATCCTGGTTGGCGGCGATTTCACGGCGCTGGGCGGGCAGACTCGCAACTACCTTGGCCGGCTCAACAGCGATGGCGCACTGGACACCACCTTCGATCCGAACGCGAACAGTGCGGTGTATTCCCTGGCAGTGCAGGCAGACGGAAAGGTCCTGGCGAGTGGTTGGTTCTCGACGTTGGGCGGGCAGCCGCGCCACTTCCTTGGCCGGCTCCACAGCAACGGCACACTGGATACCACTTTCAACCCGGGGGCGGACTACGTTGTCAATGCCCTGGCGGTGCAGGCAGACGGCCGGATCCTGGCGGGCGGCTGGTTCTCAACGCTGGGCGGGCAAACGCGCTACTACCTTGCCCGGCTCAACAGCGATGGCACGGCAGACACCACCTTCAACCCGGGACCGGACGGAGGGGTCAACTGCCTGGCAGTGCAGGCGGACGGCAGCATTCTGGTGGGCGGCCATTTTTCTATCCTGGCCGGGGAGCCGCGCTACTACCTTGGCCGTCTCAATGACGATGGCACAGCAGACACCACCTTCAACCCGGGAGCCGGTTATGCGGTGTATTCCCTGGCGGTGCAGGCGGATGGCAAGACGCTAGTGGGTGGTGCGTTCTCGACGCTGGCCGGTCAGCCGCGTTACTGCCTCGGGCGGTTGAATGCCACCGCGCCGGCCACTCAGGACCTGACCCTGGCCGGCTCGACCGTCACCTGGCTGCGCGGCGGCAGCAGTCCCGAGGTCTGGCGGACTAGCTTCGAGAGCTCCACCGACCATGGAACGAATTGGCTGGCGTTAGGCGCTGGCAGCCGGGTCAGCGGGGGCTGGGAGTTGACCGGGATTTCGGCAGCGCCGGACGCGAACATCCGCGCCCGGGGTTTCGCGGCCGGTGGCTTCTTCAACGGCTCCGGTTGGTTTGTGGAGAGCATCATTGGTCCGCTGCTGCTGGCAAGCCAGCCTGCCAACCGGACCAACCACGCAAGCACAACCGCCACCTTCAGCGTCGAGGTCGCGGGTTCGCCGCCCGTGAGCTACCAATGGCTGAAAGGCGGAGAGATCCTGAGCGACGGGGGGACCCTTTCCGGGGCTCACGCCTCGACGCTGACCTTGAGCAACGTGCTGGGCGCCGATGCCGGCGGTTACTCGGTAGTCATCAGCAACAGCTTTGGCGCAGTCGCCAGCCTGGTGGCGACGCTCACGGTGATTGACCCGACGATCCTGAGCCAGCCGCTGAGCCAGCAACGGCATCTCGGTGAAAGTGCGACGCTGAGTGTGAGCGCGGCGGGGACGGAGCCCCTGGAGTACCAGTGGTGGAAGGACGGACAGGCAATACCCCAGGGCACCGATTCCTCGCTAACGCTGGCCAACCTGCAAGGAGCCGATGCCGGCTCCTACCGGGCTGTTGTCAGCAACCCGCATGGGAGCACGACCAGCGAGGTGGCGGTGTTGACGGTGAACCTGGCGAGCGCAGACGCCTTCGATGCGGGGGCGAACGGTCCGGTGTATGCCACAGCCATCCAGGCCGACGGCAAAATCCTGGTGGGCGGCGAGTTCACGACTCTGGGTAGCCAACCATGCGGCTACCTTGGCCGGCTCAACAGCGATGGCACACTGGACACAACCTTCAATCCGGGAGCAAGCCAGACAGTGATGTCCCTGGCCGTGCAGCCGGATGGCAGGATTTTGGTGGCGGGCTGGTTCAACACACTGGGCGGCCAACCGCGCAGCTGCCTCGGCCGACTCAACCCGGATGGTTCCCTGGACACAACTTTCAGTCCGGGAGCAAACGATGTGGTGTACTCCCTGGCCGTGCAGCCGGACGGCAAGATCCTGGTGGGGGGCTGGTTCAACACGCTTGGCAGCCAGCCGCGCAACTACCTCGGCCGGCTCAACGCCGATGGCTCCCTGGACACCACCTTCAATCCCGGAGCAGACGGTGTCGTTATTTCCCTGGCCGTGCAGGCCGATGGGAACGTCCTTGTTGGCGGCTGGTTCTCGCTGCTGGCCGGCCAACCGCGCAACTGCCTCGGCCGCCTCAACCCGGATGGCGCTCTGGATACCACCTTCGATCCGGGAGCAGACGGTAGCGTTAATTGCGTGGCGGTGCAGGCCGATGGGAGGATTCTTGTTGGCGGCTGGTTCTCGCTGCTGGGCGGCCAACCGCGCTACTGCATTGGCCGGCTTGACCGTAACGGCACTCTGGACACCACCTTCAATCCGGAGGCGGACAATGAGGTGGTTTCCCTGGCATTGCAGGCGGACGGGAAGATCCTGGCGGGCGGTTGGTTCTCAACCCTGGGTGGGCAGGCGCGCAACCACCTGGGCAGGCTCAACAGCAACGGCACGCCGGACATTACCTTCAATCCGGGAGCGAACTCTGGTGTGCTTTCCCTGGCGGTGCAGGCGGATGGCAGGATTCTGGCCGGCGGCTCGTTCTCGACGCTGGGCGGCCAGACGCGCCAGTGCCTGGCTCGGCTGAATCAGACCGAGCCGGCCACCCAGCGCTTGACTCTTGCCGGCTCGACCCTCACCTGGCTGTGCGGCGGCACCTGCCCCGAGTTCTGGCGGACCACTCTGGATGTTTCCACCAATGGCACGGACTGGCTCAGCCTCGCCGCCGGCACGCGCCTCGCCGGGCCGCCAGCCGAGCCGTCAGCAGCTTGGGAATGGACCAATCTATCGGTGTCTGCGGGCAACATCCTCCGTGCGCGCGGCTTCGTGACCGGCGGAGGTTTCGACGCCTCAAACTGGTTCGTCGAGACCAACCTGGTCATCGGCGCGCCGTCCATTGTGGCCCAACCCGTCAGCCTGACCAATAGCGTCGGCACCGACGCCACCTTTGGCGTGGTGGCGGCCGGCACTTCCGCGCTGAGCTACCAGTGGTGCAAGGACGGAACCAACCTCCTCGGGGCCACCAGCGCCGATCTGACCCTGACCAATATCCAGGAGAGCGACCAGGGCGCCTATGCCGTCGTCGTCAGTAACGCCTTTGGCTCTGTGGTCAGTTCCGAGGCGATGCTGGTGATCAACCAGGCCCCGATCGCCGATGCCAGCGCCACCCAGCCGGTGGTTGTCTCCGCGAATGGCACCAACGCCGCGGTAGTGCTCAACGGCACACGCTCCGCCGATCCGGATGGTGACCCGCTGCAGCACACCTGGTATCAGGATGGGAACCCTGACCCGATCTCCCAGGGGCCCGTGGCATCGGTGGTCTTGCCGGTGGGCACCAATGCGCTGCTGCTGGCGGTCCATGACGGGATGCTGATGGCCTCCCAGCCCTTCACCGTTGAAGTTCTGACCACGACCCAAGCCCTCGATCGGCTGATCGCCCTGGTCAAGTCCACCTGGCCGCATCCCCATCTGCTTGTGGCAACGCTCCGGGCCGCGCTGGGCTCGATTGAGCGGGGCCGCCCGATCTTGGCCATCATCGAACTGTGGATATTCCAGTACCAAGTGCGGGCCTGGGTGCAGCCGCACGATGCGGTTCTGGCAGCCACTCTGATCAACGCCGCCCAGCAGGTCATCAACGCGTTGCGTCCCGAGTCTGGTCATCCAGGTGGGTGGCCGCACTGCCACGTCACCTCGGTGCACCGACAGCCCAACGGTCAAGTCCACATCCAATTCTCCGGCCAGCCGGGAGCGGTCTACATCCTTGAAGCCTCCACCAATTTTGTGGAGTGGCAGATGCTTGGCGTGCCTGAGGACAAAGGCAATGGCACATTTGAGTTTGAGGATCCTAACGCTGCCATATTCCCGAACCGGTTCTACCGCCTCGTATCGCCATAG
- the ppdK gene encoding pyruvate, phosphate dikinase, producing MAKTAKYVYLFGNKKADGNGGMKPLLGGKGANLAEMSRIGLPVPPGFTITTEVCTYYYQNKKTYPKTLEPAVKAGVAFIEKIMGTKFGDKSAMPLLVSVRSGARDSMPGMMDTILNLGLNDETVLALVNATKNERFAWDCYRRFVQMYGDVVMGVQKRAGEDHEPFEVVIHSYKHEKYHSDIEDSKLTAADQQELVKRFKALIKERTGKEFPQDPWKQLWGAAGAVFGSWMNDRAIVYRRKYGIPSEWGTAVNVQAMVYGNTGDNSGSGVAFTRNPANGVKEFYGEFLINAQGEDVVAGVRTPEPVSQLINHMPDAFRELNGIRATLEKHFKDVQDFEFTIQDGKVFMLQTRNGKRTAFAALKFSIDMVNEKLIDWQTAIKRNPADQLDQLLAPIFDAKAEKAAKIIAKGLPAGPGAGSGKLYLNADRAAAAAAKGEKVLLVRNETSPEDLRGMIAAEGILTAKGGVSSHAALVARQMGKVCVCGAGALQIDYDAKTVTAAGTTFKEGDYLSINGTLGNVYAGQLPTAPSEIVQVLVQKTLDGSKSETYQMFKKLMDWCSKVTKLQVRTNADAPDQTANAIAFGATGIGLTRTEHMFFEGNRIDAMREMILADNVADRKKALAKLLPYQKGDFVGIFKALKGFPATIRFLDPPLHEFLPHEEAAQQDLAAKMNLPVEKIEQRVKELHEFNPMLGFRGCRLGVVYPEISEMQARAIFEAAAEVQKAGIKVKPEVMIPLVGFKKELDLQVEVVHRVAKEVMAEQKVKLDYMVGTMIEIPRGALTADEIAETAQFFSFGTNDLTQTCLGMSRDDSGSFIPAYQENEIVKTNPFASVDQTGVGELMKIAVKKGQATRPGIKLGICGEHGGDPASVKFCHRIGLTYVSCSPFRVPVARLAAAQAALEDATQKKGKGARKSAKK from the coding sequence ATGGCAAAAACTGCAAAATACGTATATCTGTTTGGAAACAAGAAGGCTGACGGCAATGGCGGCATGAAACCGCTGCTGGGCGGCAAAGGCGCGAACCTGGCGGAGATGAGCCGCATTGGCTTGCCTGTGCCCCCGGGCTTCACGATTACCACCGAAGTCTGCACTTACTACTACCAGAACAAGAAGACCTACCCCAAGACTCTTGAGCCGGCAGTGAAGGCGGGCGTCGCCTTCATCGAGAAGATCATGGGCACGAAGTTCGGCGACAAGTCCGCCATGCCCTTGCTGGTCTCTGTCCGTTCCGGCGCCCGGGACTCCATGCCGGGCATGATGGATACCATTCTTAACCTGGGGTTGAACGACGAGACTGTGCTGGCCCTGGTTAATGCCACCAAGAACGAGCGCTTCGCCTGGGATTGCTATCGTCGCTTCGTCCAGATGTACGGCGACGTCGTGATGGGTGTGCAGAAGCGCGCCGGTGAGGATCACGAGCCCTTTGAGGTCGTCATCCACAGCTACAAGCATGAGAAATATCATTCTGACATCGAAGACTCCAAGCTTACCGCCGCCGACCAGCAGGAACTGGTAAAGCGGTTTAAGGCGCTGATCAAAGAGCGCACGGGCAAGGAGTTTCCGCAAGATCCGTGGAAGCAGCTCTGGGGTGCCGCGGGGGCCGTGTTCGGCTCCTGGATGAATGACCGCGCCATCGTGTATCGCCGCAAGTACGGCATCCCCTCCGAATGGGGAACGGCCGTCAACGTGCAGGCGATGGTCTATGGCAATACTGGCGATAACTCCGGATCCGGCGTGGCGTTCACTCGCAATCCGGCCAACGGCGTGAAAGAGTTCTACGGCGAATTCCTCATCAACGCGCAGGGCGAAGACGTGGTCGCCGGCGTGCGCACGCCGGAACCGGTCTCGCAGCTTATCAACCACATGCCCGATGCGTTCCGGGAGTTGAACGGCATCCGCGCCACCCTGGAGAAGCACTTCAAGGACGTGCAGGATTTCGAGTTCACGATCCAGGATGGCAAGGTGTTCATGCTCCAGACCCGCAACGGCAAGCGCACCGCGTTTGCCGCGCTGAAGTTCTCCATTGATATGGTGAACGAGAAGCTCATTGACTGGCAGACCGCCATCAAGCGCAATCCGGCTGACCAACTCGACCAACTCCTGGCGCCGATCTTTGATGCGAAGGCAGAGAAGGCCGCCAAGATCATCGCCAAAGGCCTGCCGGCGGGTCCGGGCGCCGGTTCGGGCAAGCTCTATCTCAATGCCGACCGCGCCGCCGCTGCCGCCGCAAAGGGTGAAAAGGTGCTGCTGGTCCGCAATGAAACCTCGCCGGAGGATCTGCGCGGCATGATCGCCGCCGAAGGCATCCTCACGGCCAAAGGTGGCGTCAGCTCGCATGCGGCACTGGTTGCCCGGCAGATGGGCAAGGTCTGCGTGTGCGGCGCCGGCGCCCTGCAAATAGACTACGACGCCAAGACCGTAACCGCCGCCGGCACCACCTTCAAAGAAGGCGACTACCTGTCTATCAACGGCACGCTCGGCAATGTCTATGCCGGCCAGCTTCCGACCGCACCTTCCGAGATCGTCCAGGTCCTGGTCCAGAAGACCCTCGACGGCTCGAAGAGTGAGACCTACCAGATGTTCAAGAAGCTCATGGATTGGTGCTCGAAGGTGACCAAGCTGCAGGTTCGCACCAATGCCGACGCGCCGGATCAGACTGCGAACGCGATCGCGTTTGGCGCCACTGGCATCGGGCTGACCCGCACCGAGCACATGTTCTTCGAAGGCAACCGCATTGATGCCATGCGCGAGATGATCCTCGCGGACAATGTGGCAGATCGCAAGAAAGCGCTGGCGAAGCTCCTGCCCTACCAGAAGGGCGACTTCGTGGGCATCTTCAAGGCCCTCAAGGGATTCCCGGCAACCATTCGTTTCCTGGATCCGCCGCTCCACGAGTTCCTCCCGCACGAGGAAGCGGCGCAGCAGGACCTTGCCGCCAAGATGAACCTGCCGGTTGAGAAGATCGAGCAACGCGTGAAAGAACTCCATGAGTTCAACCCCATGCTCGGTTTCCGCGGCTGCCGCCTCGGCGTCGTCTATCCGGAAATCTCCGAAATGCAGGCTCGCGCCATCTTTGAAGCCGCCGCCGAAGTGCAAAAGGCCGGCATCAAGGTGAAGCCCGAGGTCATGATCCCGCTGGTCGGGTTCAAGAAGGAACTCGACCTCCAGGTCGAGGTTGTCCACCGCGTGGCCAAAGAAGTGATGGCTGAGCAGAAGGTGAAGCTCGATTACATGGTCGGCACCATGATCGAAATCCCCCGCGGCGCGCTGACGGCGGACGAAATCGCCGAAACCGCCCAGTTCTTCAGCTTCGGCACCAACGACCTGACGCAGACCTGCCTGGGCATGAGCCGCGATGATTCCGGCTCCTTTATCCCGGCATATCAGGAGAACGAAATCGTCAAGACCAACCCGTTCGCCTCGGTTGACCAGACCGGCGTGGGCGAGCTGATGAAAATCGCGGTGAAGAAGGGGCAGGCGACGCGTCCTGGCATCAAGCTGGGCATTTGCGGTGAGCACGGCGGCGACCCGGCCAGCGTGAAGTTCTGTCATCGGATCGGCCTCACCTACGTGAGCTGCTCGCCCTTCCGCGTGCCCGTGGCGCGCCTGGCCGCGGCGCAGGCTGCCCTCGAGGATGCGACGCAAAAGAAAGGCAAAGGCGCCAGGAAGTCGGCCAAAAAGTAG